The stretch of DNA aaaaaaaatgtaaaacgTTATATCTTAAATGAATCATAATTtggcatattttaaaatatcaaCACTTGGatacttaaaaaaattattttcgatCTTATTTTGAAATTGGCAAAACATGTATTTCTCGAGATTTTAATGCAGATGGAAAATTAATCTTACTTGAAAATAATGTcataaaactttaaaaaactaaatttttttaaattaaatttttgcttcATAAAACTAAGGTTTAGGTCGAATGTTTTCACTGACATTATTTGTCCCGCTTAAAAATTAGTTATTAACGTGATTTAGATTCTAAAAGAATTGAATTGAAGAGCATAAAAGTGAGATGTTAAAACTTGACAAAGTTACAGATtcgaaaagtttttaaaatcttctgttgatattgtttaactgcttttttttgtgacaaaaattaagttaaatttattaaaactCTACATAACAGTTAAATATAATTTGAActcttaataaaatttttttttaatttgccgCCAATGTTACAGCGTCTTACACTTGGTACCAACGTCAAACCGATAAGTGCAACCATGAATTCGCCGCGCCTGTTTGAAACAGATAAATTTGCCGCTTATATTATCGATTATCGATAAAAAGTAACCTTTTCGCTCGCACTCATGGAAACTATTTGTgttaataaatatttgcaaGTTTTCaggtttattttaatttaatgccCAAAGATGCACAGGTCCCATCCCACAACCACTCGCCGCAAGCACTTGCTCAAGGAAATGATGGAGGACGACTACGCCTTGCCCACGGAGCATCAGCAGATTGTGCGCGTTATTGCTAGCCGTGGCAACAACCTACACGAGGTGGAGACACCTGAAGAGGACACGTTTCTGGGTAAGATCTGAAATAAAACGGGATTCCCCAATTCAACTAAGCATAAATCCAATTCTTAGTGTCCATGCCATGCAAATTTCGCAAGAATCTTTGGGTGAAACGTGGTGACTTCATACTGGTGGAACCCATCGAAGAGGGCGACAAAGTTAAGGCAGAGATTTGCAAGGTTCTGACAACAGACCATGTAAAGGAGTACACCAAGGCTGGCATATGGCCAGTGCGTTTCGCCAAGAAGAAGGAAGAGGAGGAAAAACCCGATCATTCCGATAGTGAAGATGATTTGCCGCCAAATACCAATCGCATGGGGCAGGAGCAGGATGAAACGTCCTCCTCCGAGGAGGAGGATGAGACCACAGAGGATGAAGACTGATACATGTAGATAATAGAGCAGTAGTAGAACCCACAAATAAGATTCAATTTTGTTAATTGTGCATTACAAAAATTTAgctttgtatatatatatattcgcaTTTGTCTGCCCCACACCTCGCCCCGCGTATCTTCTTTctaaaatataacaaaaaaacaggGCGAAACAAGATTCCGGAACACTTTCTTCTTAATATTCTTTCCCAATTTCGATTTGCAAGAAGCTACGTTAAGCGCTGAGATCGATTCTTAAAGCGTACGTGTTTTTTGTGTTAAGTAAAATCTAAGATGCAACTGTCATGCCCTCGCCGCCAGCTTCTCCTTCAATAGTTTCCTCCAATTGCTGCTCTGTCTGCTGTTCCCGTTCCTTTGGCGGCGCCATCGCCGTATCATTCAGCGCCAATGTCGAAGGTCTCAATTTGGTAAATGGAAAATTGCTCAAATCCTCCATTTGTGGTGTATGCACAGCTATTAGATCAGTTTGTGTGGACAGTTCCTCTGCCTCTGTCATGCCACCGATTTGTTTCTTAAATGCCTCGTGCGGCAAATTGCATACCATGGTCAAACAATTGACTATGGTGCCAATCGAACTCTGCAGCTGTTGCACTTGATCGGTCAGCATTGTGCAACGCTTGGCCAAATCATTTACCACAGCCGCCGAGTTATGATCGAGGCTCACATGACCACTAACGCTGGCTGGTCCACTCGAGTTGTTCTCTTCGCTATCCAATTTCACCTGCTGTTCGCCTCCAGCTTTTGTGTCCACAATTTCCATTGTGGAAACCTTCTTCCACAGTGCATTAATGGCCTGCATTTGCAACTGTTGAATCTTTCGTTCGTTCTCCAGCTGCGCCTTGGTCAGCAGCATATCCTTGCTAAGTTGCCTGTAAAACACAATGAATTTTAATCAGTTTAAGGACTAAAATGACGTATAATCCGTGTAATTAAGTTACTAATATAAGACTATTGTTGTAAGACAAAGGTGCTTTAATTTTATCCCTAATACCCTTAAATCTTGTACTAATTTATTTGACCCtgtttaaaatataataaacgAAGCAATCGCTTAAGCGACAAGGATTTTCTTTACCATTTAAGCTTTGATTCTGTGCTAATTAATAATTATGGCTCTCTAATTAACCAGCTTTTTGGAGCATAATTTATTTCCAAATAGAGAAATATTTAACTGATTTCCAAGGATCGTTGTATAACATAGATCCCGAGAATGTCTAAACAGAAGACCATACTAGAGATCAATTTccaaatatacatatctaaACTTTCTGgagttatctggttagagattacgacctattgaaatttaaatcgaacttagccggctcgaggtcaatcttgcaaaagaagattatttgaaaggcaacacacaaaaaggtgagcaggagTTATTTAATGAGAGAAAGAAGTCTCAAATGCCTAAAAATGACTTTTCAGGCTAAAAAATCGAATGGATTGATAATAAGTCTGATGAGAGGTGTTAACTATGTATTATTTAAAAGGCAATTTCTGGAAAAAGAATTTCCTTAAAAGCGCAAACCAGGAAGATCCtttaaaatagtttgcaaattGCTTTTCTTTCAAAAAGGATCGTTGAATATCTAAAAATGGTTTAAAAGTACATTTCAGTTAATTATAACCAATACGAATCGGTAGTTTTCTCACATTTTCCTGTCaaagaatttgaaattttccatttaaaaGCTTTGATGAACTTACTCGATGTACTCTTGGGTACGACGTCGTTGCAGTCTCTCAGCGATATCCTTATTGGTTTTTTTCCTTGTATGATAGCCACGCCACACTTTCTGTATAGTCACTGCCGAGGATTCGGTAACATGCTCGATTAGACGATCCTGACATGTCTGACTATTGTTAtcctgatgctgttgctggttCTGCTGTTGCGTTCTCTGTGCTGCCATTTTCCTAATGGTTTTCAATTTCTCTACATTTATTTGCTCGCCATCATCGTCTGTGCTGAAGTCACCCGAATCCGTGGCCAATGCTGGCTGCATTCTGTGCACTTGGTCCTGCGCTCTGATGGCCAACTTACGCGGACTCGTGGTGGGACTCGAATTCCGTTTAAGCTGAGGACTTCGGGTGCGCGGcaaattcattttgttgttgtctgcaACAAAAGATTCGtaaatgttaataaaaaacattgaaaattttgttagATCAATTCGATTGATTAAAGTGATTGAATTTGATGGCCGACTACCTTTATTCTTGTTGACTTTAGTTTTGTGCAGCTGCGAATTGAGAGCTGACACGGTGACCCGTTGGGCCACAGCGGCGGGACACACATCGGGACTCATTAGGGTTTCCGGAACAGGCACCATTTTCGAGGCAGCAGCCAATGGACCGCCAATCGGCGTTTGTTGGCCAATAAATGTTTGATCTGAAAACACATCGAAAGCATTTTAATAACATAATTGCAATtacttttaaattgttttatctTCCATTTTTGACAACATTTTCTGTGGAATGTCATTCAAAATCCTTCTTGTGAagaaaagttataaaaaataagaaataagaTTAAATTTGAGGTTCCAATTCTTAATGTAACAAGGAAAAAACTAACTATAGATAAAATATGTGAACCATTTATGAACTCAGTaaacaaatattcaaaaaattaaattgaattttaaatctCTTATGAGCTGAAGGCGAGAGAAAAGTCTCTCCAAATCCTTTTTATATGTCCCCCCAATAGTTTCTTACCATTGTAAGGATTTGGCGTTATATTGCGAGGCGTTGACTCCGTGGAGTTGTATGTTTTAGTTGTTACACTGCTCGACATGCCGCTGCTGGCCAGTGAAAAATTATCGCCATCGTTTTTGATATTCTCTATCAGTGAAATGCTCATTTGTAGTGAATGATTGGCGGAACCATTATCGCTTATAATGCTGCTGTTACTGCTATTCCCATGATAACTGTTTGCCATCGATTCCGGTGATCCCTGGCGTCCACTTAAACGAGAGactgcaaacaaacaaaaaagttgcTTTAGAGAAATCCCAGAGAATTCTTTTAGCACTTACAACGCGGTGATTGTATCCGACTTGTGGGCTTTTTGCGATGGGATGATGGCGAAGTACTGGCCGAACTATTCGCATTGTCCATAATCTCCTCCTGCAACTGACGCTGATGATGTTGAGCCTTGCTCAGTATTAAGCGTAATTTACGATCGTTTTCGTTTTCGAGGGCCTTGCCAACCAGAGGGCAAGTTGAACTTAGATATTTGGCCAGGGATGGCTGATCACCCACACGAAATTGTCGTCCACGTCCTTGACTATAAAGCCACTCAGCTTTCAGACTCTCAATAGCATCCACCACATAACCATCAATGAACTTGAGGCTCATGCACCAATTTAACACAAATGGACGATAGTCAAAGCCGCTGAAATGGAGATTAGATAAGAGAATAAGCAAGTTGTCTTAATAGCAATtgagaatatataaaaaagtaatttaaaaataaaaggatGAACAAATCAACACTTTTCTTTGCGATTTTCGATACTCACTCCATACTATTTGAACCCATGGTCATAATCACACAGGGATTTTCCATAATGGAAAGGCTCTGAAGATTACTTAGATGGGTTAAGGTGCATATTTCATTCAGATCATTGATATTGTTCTTGGCCAGTGTGAGAGATTCGATGGATGTTGGTAAGTATTTGTCACATTGCTTAAGATGGGTCAAACGATTCCCATGCAATTGCAATTCTTTTAGATTACGCAAATGGGATATATCCGAAATGCTGCTAATACTATTCTCAGCTAAATTGAGTGACACCAAATTGACATTGGTATTCAAGTGTTCGATGGTCTTGATGTTGTTTCCCTCCAAATTGAGTTGCCGCAGATGCAGACATTCTTTGAGGCCATCAATGGCCAGAATGCCATTGAAGGAGAGATTCAAATCCCGCAGATTATGCAGACGACAGACTCCATACATCCGTAGCAATTGATTTTTGGCCAAAGAGAGCTGCGGATAGAAAGAAGGCAATCCGAGAGAGAGATAAAGGCAACAACTAGTTGATAGTCAATATACAAACCGTTTCGATCTTGTGATACGAGTCGATGTTGTCAATCTTCTGCAGTTCATTCTCATCTAGGATCAACTTCCGATAGTTATGGGCATCATCCTGTTTTGGGACCTTTTTCAGTTTCTGTTTCGACAAATTTAGTGTCTGTTTTTCGCTGCTCTCATCGTCGCctggcaaaacaaaacaaaagagggAAAAGAGTCTTAATATTGATGACTTCATCAAGGATAAGGATTCTCCTGCGCAGGTGCGCTTCCCACCCCTTGCCATACTCCTCCCACACACTCTCTTTGTCACCCTCTCCGCTTACACCAACCAAACCCGTAGACTACAAAAATTACGATACATTGGACACCTAGCTTATGGTAGCATTTTCTATGTGAAAACTATGAAAATTCCTTTACATGACTCCCACGACTTACCGCTCATTTTTCAGCTGCTTtgctgttcttgttgtttgtATTGGATTTTCCGGGTTTTGTTCCAATTGGAAAATCAATGATGCTTCTTCGGGTTTCAGTCTCCAACTTTCTTTACTATGCACCTTTTCGCTTCTTTTGCTCAATTGTCGAGTCTTCTGATCTCCAgcttattaaaatttttatttactttttatcgccattaatttaaatttaaatttaaaactaaaaccaaaaatagaatagccaaattgttgttgccagACGCGGATGTAAATGCATTTGAATTCGCCGCGCATAATTGAATCGATTAAATTCGCCGCACTTGCTTGGCGAAAGAAATCAACTCTGaattcaaatttgaaaaatatttgtttgccTAGGTAAAATTTGTCGCAGTTagattaatatataaatattttcccTACTAATATAGCATGTATAGCAAATTCCAATcgatagaaataaaaatggaTGAACAGAACATTTATCGCCACAATGTACGCGATCATTTTAATGTAAAAACACCAGTAAGTAAAagatttaattaataaactagattttaattcaaaaattttatcaAGTCGCGTATGTTTAACAACGAGGCTTCACATCAGCAGTATGGTAATCAATGCCAACAACCATCGCATCCTTGTCATAGTCAAAATCAGCAGCAAAATTGGCAAGTACCACAGCAACATcaactgcagcaacagcagcaacaacagcaataccagcaacagcagcagcaacttatgcaacagcagcaatacCATCCGATCCCACAACATCAGCATGACGGTCAGCAATGGCAGCAATGTAATAATTATCCAGTTCCACCACCGCCAACTCCCTTCTACATGAATAGAGAACAGCAGCCGTTTGGAACTGGGCAGAATCAGGGTCAGCAAGATGGAGGAAGGGACCTGGGTCCACAGAACTCAATATATagcataaattttcaaaatatgccAATGCCGTATTCATCTAATCACATCTCACAATCTAGTGTAGGATCTCGTACTCATGTTCCTTTGCCACGTAATCCGCAATTGCATCTGCCCTCGAAGCCATGTAAAAGCGAAGTCGAATCGGAAGAAGCTGGTGGTGATCGTATTCTCTATAGGAACAAAGCATTCAAAACCGAATCCAGTGTTACGGTAGGCGTACCCGAGAGCCATAAAGCAGCACGCTTGCGTGAGTATTCGAAAGAAGCCTTGCCGTATTTGGAATCAGCTCGTGCTCAATGCGCTGCAGCGGATGCCATATTCAAGGCCAAATTTGACGAAATAGATGCCTATCGGTCGGACGATGAATCCACCACTGGTGATTCTAAGAGATCACGGCCTTCCATACGAACGGTGATCAGTGCCAAATCGGGGGACGACTTGCGCGACATGGTTCGTTCTCAAATTGCTTTGCAACAGGCCCTAGATCAAACCATTTGCAATGTGACGAATATTGATGCCAAAGATTTGCAGCGGGAAATCAGTGATGCCACGACATCTCCCCAAACATTGTTGCCTCCTGAATTGTCGGATGATGAGAGACTTACATCACGTACTCGAACTTTAACGACAGCTTTTGCACGTGGCTCACCGGCATCACCTTTATCTCCACGTGCCTCACGTTTATCGAACAACATGCCACGTGCAAATTCCTCTGATGAATCTGAAATTATTGTCAGTTTGGATGAAGTAGTCGCCACAAAAATCATCTCACCCATAATGCGCAAGGTTCAACGGATGTATATAAACAATCTTCGTGAAGAAATGGTCCTAATGGAGGAACTGGAACGTCTTCCGCACCTGATTAGTGAGGTCTACAAAACAGCTGCCCAACAGGAACTTAAAAGGAATTCATAATTTAATGCtatacaaaaatttagtttacttactatatatttttatatactatATCTTCggaaaatgtcaaaaaaaatggtttatttctttttcattgcCTCATTAAAATTTAGCCAAAATGTAACGAAACTTGTTTAATTTACCCATAGATTTAAGAAATTATAAAAGCTTCTAACAAACTATCTTCCCTATGTGCTGTTTTACAATAATTTTCCAAAGAATCCTTAGGAATGTTCAGCGTTACATTTCGTAGTAAAATTGGCATGATTATAAGATACTTAAAGCTCTTTATAGTGAAAAGATATCAAAGTTAAATTTTGCACCTATGgtctttattttgttaaaaaaaaacttctctgatttaaaaattggcttggataaataattttatttttgagttaCATTCATTCGTTGTTTATTGTCTAAAGAAAACCGTCAGAGAGTCACTGTTTCCATATATCGTTCAAAGGATTGTGTGATAATTGTGTGATCAGGAGCTAAATGCGTATCCGCCATGATGGCCAATCTATATCGATCTCCAAAACGATGCAGATTCAAAGACAGACAAGTCTTTGATTGGGGTGGCCTAAATAAAAGGACATCCTGTACCTTTTGGCCCCAAGATGATTGAAACTCTTGAGTTTCACCATAGATTTCGGTTATGGTAATGGGAAAGTTATACGAGAAAAAATTGATAAAGATTTTAGTGAAAACCTGCGGCATCAGAGAAGTCAGCAAACTATATTTTGTTTGACCAATCGAGGCCAGATATATCATAATCTGTTGCTTGCGAATTTCCTCGACAATCGCATGCAATTGCTGGGCATGATCTGCATCTGGTTGATGTAGAGGTAACTGCAGGAAGACGACACCGCCAATATGTTCAGAAGTCTCTAACGAGCGATCGGTGAAATAACCCTTTGATATGGTGCGACAAGTTGTATTTAAAAGCAATGGCACTGAAGCTATATCCGTAAACATATTGAAATAATCATAAACAGCTCCGGCTAAACAGGTTAGACTAAAGTCCGATTCACGCAGTTGATTATCGAATTTGTGACGCTTTCGCAACTGAGTGCCATCAATGGAACGGCTAAAGGATACAATTTTTCTTCCTGCATAGgattttttatgtaaaatgttTAGCTCACGCGTTGGTTGTTCGATAAGCACTTCATAGATGTTTCTCGGGGCCTTGAACAACTCCCAACAGATCTTCATTAGTTCCAACTGGGCGTAGATCAGCATGGGCACATACAAATGCAGACGAGCACAATATGTGGATGTATATGTAGTTTGACCCTTTAGTAAGACATCACCGAAAGCCATCAATTCACAGTACATGTTGTAGGGTAATAGAATCACATGATTAAGATTGACATGCCATAAAAATTTAGTCCAGGCTTTGGCCATATTCGTAGGCTGCAAGCTATTCAACAACGCAGATCGAGCCAAAGTCCACGATAGATTTCTTTGCTCTAACTCTCGAAACAAAAGAACACGTAATGTCTCCAGGCGACCTACGTCATTGCGATAACCGCTGGAACGTCGATGAAGCTTTTCACGCAGCGATCGACTACGCCAATAACCCATTGTCACATTGACCACCACAATTAGCAGCAGCGATAGAAGTTGACTGAGATTCTTTATCGGTATGGCAGACGAGGGAGGATCACCATCGGGCGTTTCCAGGGATTCAAACTCATAGATGAATTTTTGCCAACGACAGATGATCAAATATCTCAAATGATGCCACAATTTACGTATATGCTCTGGATGGCGTACAAAATGTGAGAGTTGCTTGTCAGAAGGACAAGTTGTACTTCCCCCAGTCAGCTCATCATCAAGGCCAATAAACGTGGACTTCATTTTGATCTGATCGGGATCTTGCAATAATAACATTTCACTCACATGCAAATCTTCCTCCTCGGCTATAATCAAATGATGCAACTTGATCAGTATGTAATACGGTTGATTATCATGATCCGATGTGGGTATGACTATAACTTGCCATTGCGGTAGATCGGATGGTATATATTTGGTGGCCAATTCGCTTACATAATCCTGTATGTTCGATTCGTTGACAGGTCGACCGCGATATTTGTGAGTACTGAAGAGTACATGATTGTTAATGTTGAAGCCACtgaaaaagaaacacacacaatacGATGTAGTTAAAGAAAATACTTGAATATAGTCACCTAACTAAAAGGAAATAGGCAATTTTAGGGACAACAAATCTTAGAAAATTGAGAACGGAGGACGGAGAACTTCAAACACATTCCCAAGAAGGGAAATCAAATAGAATTACTCTCATGATAAAATCGACTTCAGTGTAGTATATGCAGTCTATAGCTTTTTATCAATTTTCGAGAGTTTCTCAATAGGATTTTTTCGGGAATAAACTCAAATCGTTATAAACGTTAATGACCAAAAAAACTCCTTTTTGGCCTGCAAAATATATAgcaattttatattttcttaagTTCAATcaataactaactaactaatacACACTCATACGAGAAATATTACAATTATAgaaacaatttcttttttcttttctttgaaTAAAGTCAgaaatgattttcaattgcaatTAACGATCTTAACTTGAACCTACACAGATCTTAAAAAGATACTATAGTTCCATCGACCTACTTTTCAATATCTGGCAAttaaaattggtttttaataaactcaccTGCT from Drosophila willistoni isolate 14030-0811.24 chromosome 2R unlocalized genomic scaffold, UCI_dwil_1.1 Seg200, whole genome shotgun sequence encodes:
- the LOC6641747 gene encoding uncharacterized protein LOC6641747 gives rise to the protein MASLWLDLKSFLKTLICFVVALMLVPLLLLSFLCAHFGNELANYVLSIKYPNLTISKSKKIRTLIDTPKNAGIFHFLLQVEGPCDFERIKRAYSTQLIDLRDKTGILRFPKLRQKLVTCWGHYAWVNDSSGFNINNHVLFSTHKYRGRPVNESNIQDYVSELATKYIPSDLPQWQVIVIPTSDHDNQPYYILIKLHHLIIAEEEDLHVSEMLLLQDPDQIKMKSTFIGLDDELTGGSTTCPSDKQLSHFVRHPEHIRKLWHHLRYLIICRWQKFIYEFESLETPDGDPPSSAIPIKNLSQLLSLLLIVVVNVTMGYWRSRSLREKLHRRSSGYRNDVGRLETLRVLLFRELEQRNLSWTLARSALLNSLQPTNMAKAWTKFLWHVNLNHVILLPYNMYCELMAFGDVLLKGQTTYTSTYCARLHLYVPMLIYAQLELMKICWELFKAPRNIYEVLIEQPTRELNILHKKSYAGRKIVSFSRSIDGTQLRKRHKFDNQLRESDFSLTCLAGAVYDYFNMFTDIASVPLLLNTTCRTISKGYFTDRSLETSEHIGGVVFLQLPLHQPDADHAQQLHAIVEEIRKQQIMIYLASIGQTKYSLLTSLMPQVFTKIFINFFSYNFPITITEIYGETQEFQSSWGQKVQDVLLFRPPQSKTCLSLNLHRFGDRYRLAIMADTHLAPDHTIITQSFERYMETVTL
- the LOC6641749 gene encoding centrosomal protein of 97 kDa produces the protein MSGDDESSEKQTLNLSKQKLKKVPKQDDAHNYRKLILDENELQKIDNIDSYHKIETLSLAKNQLLRMYGVCRLHNLRDLNLSFNGILAIDGLKECLHLRQLNLEGNNIKTIEHLNTNVNLVSLNLAENSISSISDISHLRNLKELQLHGNRLTHLKQCDKYLPTSIESLTLAKNNINDLNEICTLTHLSNLQSLSIMENPCVIMTMGSNSMDGFDYRPFVLNWCMSLKFIDGYVVDAIESLKAEWLYSQGRGRQFRVGDQPSLAKYLSSTCPLVGKALENENDRKLRLILSKAQHHQRQLQEEIMDNANSSASTSPSSHRKKPTSRIQSPRFSRLSGRQGSPESMANSYHGNSSNSSIISDNGSANHSLQMSISLIENIKNDGDNFSLASSGMSSSVTTKTYNSTESTPRNITPNPYNDQTFIGQQTPIGGPLAAASKMVPVPETLMSPDVCPAAVAQRVTVSALNSQLHKTKVNKNKDNNKMNLPRTRSPQLKRNSSPTTSPRKLAIRAQDQVHRMQPALATDSGDFSTDDDGEQINVEKLKTIRKMAAQRTQQQNQQQHQDNNSQTCQDRLIEHVTESSAVTIQKVWRGYHTRKKTNKDIAERLQRRRTQEYIEQLSKDMLLTKAQLENERKIQQLQMQAINALWKKVSTMEIVDTKAGGEQQVKLDSEENNSSGPASVSGHVSLDHNSAAVVNDLAKRCTMLTDQVQQLQSSIGTIVNCLTMVCNLPHEAFKKQIGGMTEAEELSTQTDLIAVHTPQMEDLSNFPFTKLRPSTLALNDTAMAPPKEREQQTEQQLEETIEGEAGGEGMTVAS
- the LOC6641748 gene encoding probable serine/threonine-protein kinase tsuA — protein: MYSKFQSIEIKMDEQNIYRHNVRDHFNVKTPSRMFNNEASHQQYGNQCQQPSHPCHSQNQQQNWQVPQQHQLQQQQQQQQYQQQQQQLMQQQQYHPIPQHQHDGQQWQQCNNYPVPPPPTPFYMNREQQPFGTGQNQGQQDGGRDLGPQNSIYSINFQNMPMPYSSNHISQSSVGSRTHVPLPRNPQLHLPSKPCKSEVESEEAGGDRILYRNKAFKTESSVTVGVPESHKAARLREYSKEALPYLESARAQCAAADAIFKAKFDEIDAYRSDDESTTGDSKRSRPSIRTVISAKSGDDLRDMVRSQIALQQALDQTICNVTNIDAKDLQREISDATTSPQTLLPPELSDDERLTSRTRTLTTAFARGSPASPLSPRASRLSNNMPRANSSDESEIIVSLDEVVATKIISPIMRKVQRMYINNLREEMVLMEELERLPHLISEVYKTAAQQELKRNS
- the LOC6641750 gene encoding probable RNA-binding protein EIF1AD yields the protein MHRSHPTTTRRKHLLKEMMEDDYALPTEHQQIVRVIASRGNNLHEVETPEEDTFLVSMPCKFRKNLWVKRGDFILVEPIEEGDKVKAEICKVLTTDHVKEYTKAGIWPVRFAKKKEEEEKPDHSDSEDDLPPNTNRMGQEQDETSSSEEEDETTEDED